One region of Deinococcus wulumuqiensis R12 genomic DNA includes:
- the sat gene encoding sulfate adenylyltransferase has translation MTTLQTAPATLPTPLGGTLVRRIWRPGQDFDPAELAGLPRLELPAQNVADLEMLATGAYSPLTGFVNEADYLSIVEHLRLADGTPWSLPITLAVSREQAERLGGRVVLTHAGQDVGTLDIEEKYLARKAWEAREVYRTEDEAHPGVAALYAAGEVYLAGPVTLFEVPRGEFPRFHRTPAEVREVIEARGWRSTVAFQTRNPIHRAHEYLQKVALELVDGLLLHPLVGRTKSDDVPADTRMEAYEVLLRGYYPQERTLLSVYPAAMRYAGPREAIVHALSRRNYGATHFIVGRDHAGVGSYYGTYDAQEIFSAYTAEELGIRILKFEHTFYCQSCAQMVSPRTCPHDASHHLILSGTKVREKLRAGEHLPPEFTRPEVAEVLRRAYSRS, from the coding sequence ATGACCACCCTGCAAACCGCTCCCGCCACCCTTCCCACGCCACTGGGCGGAACCCTCGTGCGCCGCATCTGGCGGCCCGGTCAGGACTTCGACCCGGCGGAACTTGCGGGGCTGCCGCGCCTGGAACTGCCTGCGCAAAATGTGGCCGACCTGGAAATGCTGGCGACGGGCGCATATTCGCCGCTGACGGGCTTTGTGAACGAGGCCGATTACCTCAGCATCGTCGAGCATCTGCGGCTGGCCGACGGTACGCCCTGGAGCCTGCCCATCACGCTGGCGGTCAGCCGCGAGCAGGCCGAACGCCTGGGCGGGCGCGTGGTGCTGACCCATGCCGGGCAGGACGTGGGCACGCTCGACATCGAGGAAAAATATCTGGCCCGCAAAGCCTGGGAAGCCCGCGAGGTCTACCGCACCGAGGACGAGGCGCACCCCGGCGTGGCGGCGCTGTACGCGGCAGGCGAGGTGTACCTGGCCGGGCCAGTCACGCTCTTTGAAGTGCCGCGCGGCGAATTTCCCCGCTTTCACCGCACGCCTGCCGAGGTGCGCGAGGTCATCGAGGCGCGGGGCTGGCGCAGTACGGTGGCCTTTCAGACCCGCAACCCCATCCACCGCGCCCACGAGTACCTGCAAAAAGTGGCGCTGGAACTGGTGGACGGCCTGCTGCTGCACCCGCTGGTAGGGCGCACCAAGAGCGACGACGTGCCCGCCGACACGCGCATGGAAGCCTACGAGGTGCTGCTGCGGGGCTATTACCCCCAGGAGCGCACGCTGCTGAGCGTGTACCCCGCTGCCATGCGCTACGCCGGGCCGCGTGAGGCCATTGTCCACGCGCTTTCGCGGCGCAACTACGGGGCCACGCATTTCATCGTGGGGCGTGACCATGCGGGCGTGGGCAGCTATTACGGCACCTACGACGCCCAGGAGATTTTCAGCGCCTACACCGCCGAGGAACTGGGCATCCGCATCCTGAAGTTCGAGCACACCTTCTATTGCCAGTCGTGCGCCCAGATGGTCAGCCCCCGCACCTGCCCCCACGACGCCTCGCACCACCTGATTCTGAGTGGCACGAAGGTGCGCGAGAAGCTGCGGGCGGGCGAACATCTGCCCCCCGAATTCACTCGCCCCGAGGTGGCCGAGGTGCTGCGCCGGGCGTACAGCCGCTCATAA
- a CDS encoding phosphoadenylyl-sulfate reductase yields MTAEIGREIWTPDAFTPETFAPGTDPREVIRWALGEFPGLLMPSAFNLNGVVLLDLAAQAGYRGEVVFVDTGYHFPETLATRDTLAARYPELTFVTLNAGASPDDGQTPPDLYAADPDACCAARKVEPLQRYLNQKNPPALLNARSRDQASTRADIPFVETGGRRVKVNPLAHWTREALEAYAAAHELPVNPLYHDGFLSIGCWPCTRAVKPGEDARAGRWAGKGKTECGLWQGGNSL; encoded by the coding sequence ATGACGGCTGAGATTGGGCGGGAAATCTGGACGCCCGACGCCTTCACCCCCGAAACATTTGCCCCCGGCACCGACCCCCGCGAGGTCATCCGCTGGGCGCTGGGCGAATTCCCCGGCCTGCTGATGCCGAGTGCCTTCAACCTCAACGGCGTGGTGCTGCTTGACCTCGCGGCGCAGGCGGGCTACCGGGGCGAAGTCGTGTTCGTGGACACGGGCTACCACTTCCCTGAAACCCTGGCGACCCGTGACACGCTGGCGGCCCGTTACCCGGAACTCACCTTCGTGACGCTGAATGCGGGGGCCAGTCCCGACGACGGGCAGACGCCCCCCGACCTCTATGCCGCCGACCCCGACGCCTGCTGCGCCGCCCGCAAGGTCGAGCCGTTGCAGCGGTATCTGAACCAGAAGAACCCGCCCGCACTGCTCAACGCCCGCAGCCGCGACCAGGCCAGCACCCGCGCCGACATTCCCTTCGTGGAAACGGGCGGCAGGCGGGTCAAGGTCAATCCGCTGGCCCACTGGACGCGCGAGGCGCTGGAAGCCTACGCCGCCGCGCACGAATTGCCCGTCAACCCGCTGTACCACGACGGCTTTCTGAGCATCGGCTGCTGGCCCTGCACCCGCGCCGTGAAGCCCGGCGAAGACGCCCGCGCCGGACGCTGGGCCGGGAAGGGCAAGACCGAATGCGGGCTGTGGCAGGGCGGCAACAGCCTGTAG
- the bioD gene encoding dethiobiotin synthase, translated as MPGATESGPAAPDTFFVTGTDTGVGKTLVSALLCRAWNAAYWKPLQTGAADGDDDTRTVADLAGLPPQRTFAPARVYQAPASPEWAATLEQTRVGVAEVLACRPKVTGPLVVEGAGGVLVPVNERETMLDLMRDLAAPVIVVARSGLGTVNHTLLTLEALSARGLTVHGVVLSGPPAPHNRAAIERHGGVRVLAEVPPLGEVTAARVAQVAPDLFGARPAASLALSS; from the coding sequence GTGCCCGGCGCCACCGAATCTGGCCCCGCCGCGCCGGACACCTTTTTCGTGACCGGCACCGACACCGGCGTGGGCAAGACGCTGGTCAGTGCGCTGCTGTGCCGGGCCTGGAATGCCGCGTACTGGAAGCCGCTGCAAACCGGCGCCGCCGACGGGGACGACGACACCCGCACGGTGGCCGACCTCGCCGGACTGCCCCCGCAGCGCACCTTCGCCCCGGCCCGCGTGTACCAGGCCCCCGCTTCGCCGGAGTGGGCGGCCACCCTGGAACAGACCCGCGTGGGCGTGGCCGAGGTGCTGGCCTGCCGCCCGAAGGTGACTGGCCCCCTCGTCGTGGAAGGGGCAGGCGGCGTGCTGGTCCCCGTGAACGAGCGCGAGACGATGCTCGACCTGATGCGCGACCTCGCCGCGCCGGTGATCGTGGTCGCCCGCAGCGGCCTGGGCACGGTCAACCACACCCTGCTGACGCTCGAAGCCCTGAGTGCGCGTGGCCTGACCGTTCACGGCGTCGTGCTCAGCGGTCCCCCGGCCCCGCACAACCGCGCCGCCATCGAGCGTCACGGCGGGGTGCGGGTGCTGGCCGAGGTGCCGCCGCTGGGCGAGGTGACGGCGGCGCGGGTGGCGCAGGTCGCCCCTGACCTGTTCGGGGCGCGGCCCGCAGCGTCCCTGGCCTTGTCCTCCTGA
- the cysC gene encoding adenylyl-sulfate kinase, whose amino-acid sequence MRGEGRVVWFTGLSGAGKSTLANALYAELTARGEAVELLDGDAVRENLSKGLGFSKQDRDTNVRRIAFVAGLLAKHGVTVLVSAISPYADTRREVLSNLPNALEVFVDAPLEVVTERDVKGLYLKALAGEIPHFTGVSDPYEAPESPDLHLRTDQISVEDGVRQLLGKLGYDG is encoded by the coding sequence GTGAGGGGGGAAGGCCGGGTCGTCTGGTTCACGGGACTTTCCGGCGCGGGAAAAAGCACGCTGGCAAATGCCCTGTATGCCGAACTGACCGCACGCGGCGAGGCCGTGGAACTGCTGGACGGTGACGCCGTGCGTGAAAATCTGAGCAAGGGCCTGGGCTTCTCCAAGCAAGACCGCGACACCAACGTGCGACGCATCGCCTTTGTGGCTGGGCTGCTGGCCAAACACGGCGTGACGGTGCTGGTCAGCGCCATCTCCCCCTACGCCGACACCCGCCGCGAGGTGCTGTCGAACCTGCCGAACGCGCTGGAAGTCTTCGTGGACGCGCCGCTGGAAGTCGTGACCGAACGCGACGTGAAGGGGCTGTACCTGAAGGCACTGGCTGGAGAGATTCCACATTTCACGGGCGTGTCCGACCCTTACGAAGCGCCCGAGTCGCCCGACCTGCACCTGCGAACCGACCAAATCAGTGTGGAAGACGGCGTACGGCAACTGCTGGGGAAGCTGGGCTATGACGGCTGA
- the bioB gene encoding biotin synthase BioB, whose protein sequence is MLNIDTLAERVLRGDILSVSEGVDLLNLPDTETLRLVDAAWRVRREAFGDRVKVNVLLNAKSGLCAEDCAYCSQAKGADTGIPRYRVLSPDEMLSEAKKAQAAGAQRYCIVLSGRGGTWGEVEQVTEATRRIKAETNLEVCACMGLLLGEEGQRKAAALREAGVDSYNHNLNTHEDNYEHICSTHTYEDRVETLTHAAQAGMSTCSGVIVGMGETPEQIVELAATLRGRSADSIPVNFLIPIDGAALDGRQTTAHFTPWYCLRVLSVFRLLNPRAELRASAGREIHLRSLQPLALLVANSIFLGNYLTEEGQEASADWQMLQDLGLRAAPGGSVQAGEGGAHLAAAGAD, encoded by the coding sequence ATGCTCAACATCGACACCCTGGCCGAGCGCGTGCTGCGCGGCGACATCCTTTCCGTTTCCGAGGGCGTGGACCTCCTGAACCTGCCCGACACCGAAACCCTGCGTCTGGTGGACGCCGCCTGGCGGGTGCGCCGTGAGGCGTTCGGAGACCGGGTCAAGGTCAACGTGCTGCTCAACGCCAAAAGTGGCCTCTGCGCCGAGGACTGCGCCTACTGCTCGCAGGCCAAAGGTGCCGACACCGGCATTCCGCGCTACCGGGTGCTGTCGCCCGACGAGATGCTGAGCGAAGCGAAAAAGGCCCAGGCCGCGGGCGCGCAGCGCTACTGCATCGTGCTCTCGGGGCGCGGGGGGACGTGGGGCGAAGTTGAGCAGGTGACCGAGGCGACCCGCCGCATCAAGGCCGAAACGAACCTCGAAGTCTGCGCCTGCATGGGCCTGCTGCTGGGCGAGGAAGGGCAGAGGAAGGCGGCGGCGCTGCGCGAGGCGGGCGTGGACTCGTACAATCACAACCTCAATACGCATGAAGACAACTATGAGCACATCTGCTCGACCCACACCTACGAGGACCGGGTGGAAACCCTGACCCACGCGGCGCAGGCGGGCATGAGCACCTGCTCGGGCGTGATCGTCGGGATGGGGGAGACCCCCGAGCAGATCGTGGAACTCGCCGCCACTCTGCGCGGGCGCAGTGCCGATTCCATTCCGGTCAACTTCCTGATTCCGATTGACGGGGCCGCACTCGACGGCAGGCAGACCACCGCGCACTTCACGCCCTGGTACTGTCTGCGTGTCCTCTCGGTCTTCCGGCTGCTCAACCCCCGCGCCGAACTGCGGGCCTCGGCGGGGCGCGAGATTCACCTGCGCTCGCTGCAACCCCTCGCCCTGCTCGTCGCCAACTCCATTTTCCTGGGCAACTACCTCACCGAAGAGGGCCAGGAAGCGAGTGCCGACTGGCAGATGCTGCAGGACCTCGGCCTGCGGGCGGCGCCGGGCGGGTCCGTTCAGGCTGGGGAGGGAGGGGCGCACCTGGCCGCCGCCGGAGCCGACTGA
- the cobA gene encoding uroporphyrinogen-III C-methyltransferase, with protein MSEPLPRPFVSLVGAGPGDPGLLTLRAREVLSQADVVLVDALVSPALLAHCPQAEVLNVGKRGFLPSATQDDINALLVAKARENGGQRVVRLKGGDPFVFGRGGEEALACRAAGIAFEIVPGISSALSAAAYAGIPVTHRGLGRSFAVLTGTDRHGPAAYADLAGVDTLVFLMAARHLGQITSDLMAAGRDPHTPAACVQWASTPQQRSVRATLGTLAQRVQEAGLGAPAVTIVGEVAALQAELNWFDPAAMPLHGAQVAVTRTRVQADSTLASLLHGRGAQVSEIPLLRFLPGRAREVAGALGGFDGWVLLCSEQAVRALAQSLLAAGRDLRVLARARLAAVGSGTAQALRDLGLAPDFVPSRSGSRHLGAELPAQPGEVVLHIGSQQPDPVLDAALAARGIECLTLEAYRSEYNDLSAAQRMQLQEAQVVTLASATGARALAGVAGTDFTAAVIGPQTELAAREVGFTRLVLAEHPTLDSLGDAVVWAYRQSGGLSASSQV; from the coding sequence ATGTCTGAACCGCTGCCCCGTCCTTTCGTGTCCCTCGTCGGTGCTGGCCCCGGCGACCCCGGCCTGCTGACCCTCCGCGCCCGCGAGGTGCTGTCGCAGGCCGACGTGGTGCTGGTGGACGCGCTGGTCAGTCCCGCGCTGCTGGCCCACTGCCCCCAGGCCGAGGTGCTGAACGTGGGCAAACGCGGCTTTCTGCCCTCGGCCACGCAGGACGACATCAACGCGCTGCTGGTGGCAAAAGCCAGGGAAAATGGCGGGCAGCGCGTGGTGCGGCTCAAGGGCGGCGACCCCTTCGTGTTCGGGCGCGGCGGTGAGGAAGCCCTGGCCTGCCGCGCCGCCGGAATCGCCTTCGAAATCGTACCGGGCATCAGCAGCGCCCTGTCTGCCGCCGCCTACGCCGGAATTCCGGTCACTCACCGGGGTCTGGGCCGCAGTTTCGCCGTCCTGACCGGCACAGACCGCCACGGCCCCGCCGCCTATGCCGACCTGGCCGGGGTGGACACGCTGGTGTTTCTGATGGCGGCGCGGCACCTGGGGCAAATTACCAGCGACCTGATGGCCGCAGGCCGCGACCCACACACTCCCGCCGCCTGCGTGCAGTGGGCGAGTACGCCGCAGCAACGAAGCGTGCGGGCCACGCTGGGGACCCTGGCGCAGCGCGTGCAGGAAGCGGGGCTGGGCGCTCCCGCCGTCACCATCGTGGGCGAGGTGGCGGCCCTGCAAGCCGAACTGAACTGGTTCGACCCGGCAGCGATGCCTCTGCACGGCGCACAGGTGGCCGTGACGCGCACCCGCGTGCAGGCCGACAGCACCCTGGCGAGTCTGCTACACGGGCGCGGCGCACAGGTGAGCGAGATTCCGCTGCTGCGCTTCCTGCCGGGGCGGGCGCGGGAAGTCGCGGGGGCGCTGGGCGGCTTCGACGGCTGGGTGCTGCTGTGCAGCGAACAGGCGGTGCGGGCGCTGGCCCAGAGCCTGCTGGCGGCGGGGCGCGACCTGCGGGTGCTGGCCCGTGCCCGGCTGGCCGCCGTCGGCAGTGGCACAGCCCAGGCCCTGCGTGACCTGGGGCTGGCCCCCGACTTCGTGCCCTCGCGCTCCGGCTCACGCCACCTGGGCGCAGAACTGCCCGCACAGCCCGGCGAGGTCGTGCTGCACATCGGTTCACAGCAGCCCGACCCGGTGCTGGACGCGGCGCTGGCGGCTCGCGGTATCGAGTGCCTGACCCTGGAAGCCTACCGCAGCGAGTACAACGACCTTTCGGCGGCCCAGCGGATGCAATTGCAGGAAGCCCAGGTCGTCACCCTGGCCTCGGCCACCGGAGCGCGGGCGCTGGCAGGCGTGGCCGGAACCGATTTCACGGCGGCGGTCATCGGCCCGCAAACCGAACTGGCCGCCCGCGAGGTTGGTTTTACCCGGCTGGTGCTGGCCGAGCATCCCACCCTGGACAGCCTGGGCGACGCGGTGGTCTGGGCTTATAGGCAAAGCGGAGGTCTTTCGGCCTCAAGTCAGGTCTGA
- a CDS encoding nitrite/sulfite reductase: MSDIEALKKELPPFQIFDLIPQYAAAGAIDPEKIDLLKWAGVYPQRPQEDGFLMMRVKVPTAELHADALRVVAGIAEDFGRGLLDVTDRQAFQFHWLRIQDIPEILERLETVGLHTKGACGDTVRAVIASPLAGLDAREKIDVRPLARAMEGTLSGNHDFEDLPRKFKISLTATPELEGIHLINDIGFLAHEVDGEVGFDVWVGGGLGAVAHLARRLGVFIRPDEVVEVGRAITAAYRDHGYRQNRKKSRLKFLIKDLGVEKFRDIVETEYLGRKLRDGPSAPVARFGGSDVLGVNPQKDGLNYVVLTTTVGRIDPDKARKLADLAEKYGNGHVRTTAFQNMMIPHVKSEDVDALVNELRELELEPRATLRGTTIACTGTQFCRLAQTETKARVAGMIDVLEPKHTDLDVPFVINLTGCSNACTRYQVADLGFMGALRANKETGGEDEVYNVHLAGSIGQAQRTGTKLRGVVPAERLTEYTDRVIADFKSHKAGGESFVEYADRVGHERFTPEAVLAGGLA; the protein is encoded by the coding sequence ATGTCCGACATCGAAGCCCTGAAAAAAGAACTGCCGCCCTTCCAGATTTTCGACCTGATTCCGCAGTACGCCGCCGCCGGAGCCATCGACCCCGAGAAAATCGACCTGTTGAAGTGGGCCGGGGTCTACCCCCAGCGCCCCCAGGAAGACGGCTTTCTGATGATGCGCGTCAAGGTGCCCACCGCCGAGCTGCACGCCGACGCCCTGCGCGTGGTGGCGGGCATTGCCGAGGATTTTGGGCGCGGACTGCTGGACGTGACCGACCGTCAGGCGTTCCAGTTCCACTGGCTCAGGATTCAGGACATCCCCGAGATTCTGGAGCGGCTGGAAACGGTCGGCCTGCACACCAAGGGCGCGTGTGGCGACACCGTTCGCGCCGTCATCGCTTCGCCGCTGGCGGGACTGGACGCCCGCGAGAAGATTGACGTGCGCCCGCTGGCCCGCGCTATGGAAGGGACGCTGAGCGGCAACCACGACTTCGAAGACCTGCCGCGCAAATTCAAAATCAGCCTGACCGCCACGCCCGAACTCGAAGGCATTCACCTCATCAACGACATCGGCTTTCTGGCCCATGAAGTGGACGGCGAGGTCGGTTTCGACGTGTGGGTGGGCGGCGGCCTCGGCGCGGTGGCGCACCTGGCGAGGCGGCTGGGCGTGTTTATCCGGCCCGACGAAGTGGTGGAGGTGGGCCGGGCGATTACGGCGGCCTACCGCGACCACGGCTACCGGCAGAACCGCAAGAAGAGCCGCCTGAAATTCCTGATTAAAGACCTGGGCGTCGAGAAGTTCCGCGACATCGTGGAAACCGAGTACCTGGGCCGCAAGCTGCGTGACGGGCCGAGTGCGCCCGTGGCCCGCTTCGGCGGCAGCGACGTGCTGGGCGTGAACCCGCAAAAAGACGGCCTGAACTATGTGGTGCTGACGACCACGGTGGGCCGCATTGACCCCGACAAGGCCCGCAAACTGGCCGACCTCGCCGAGAAGTACGGCAACGGGCATGTCCGCACCACCGCCTTCCAGAACATGATGATTCCGCATGTGAAGTCGGAGGACGTGGACGCGCTGGTGAACGAACTGCGCGAACTGGAACTCGAACCCCGCGCCACGCTGCGCGGCACCACGATTGCCTGCACGGGCACGCAGTTTTGCCGCCTCGCCCAGACCGAAACCAAGGCGCGGGTGGCGGGCATGATTGACGTGCTGGAGCCGAAGCACACCGACCTGGACGTGCCCTTCGTCATCAACCTGACCGGCTGCTCGAACGCCTGCACGCGCTATCAGGTGGCCGACCTGGGCTTCATGGGTGCCCTGCGGGCCAACAAGGAAACGGGCGGCGAGGACGAGGTTTATAACGTCCACCTCGCGGGCAGCATCGGGCAGGCGCAGCGCACCGGAACCAAGCTCAGGGGCGTGGTGCCCGCCGAGCGGCTGACCGAGTACACCGACCGGGTCATTGCCGACTTCAAGTCCCACAAGGCGGGGGGCGAGAGCTTCGTGGAATACGCCGACCGGGTGGGCCACGAGCGGTTTACGCCCGAAGCGGTGCTGGCGGGGGGGCTGGCATGA
- a CDS encoding CbiX/SirB N-terminal domain-containing protein yields MDKTSQQLEVVSTGATVSAGRTLVLLGHGSHLNADSAQAVRRHAQAVRERGLFGEVIEAYWKEEPSLRQVLRLARFRDVTVVPLFVSEGYFTNQVLPRELGLTWRGPLPPQGVREVVGGRQIHYTRPYGIHPAMSNVILARAAEVYPDWTPQDTALVVLGHGTGRDPHSREATQHAAERLRQGGRFAEVQALYLDQEPNVSDWPSLTRAPTVVIVPFFASEGWHTLETIPADLGLTGPVTRLGGRTVCYSRPVGTHPTVTEVVLRLVEDSADTGNTAADLDPDWQAAGEMLAQAVTSGAGGLTVGELHIAASPEGGFHLCHQDDVGRADLRAVPLQDLSAWTGRSDEGHHRPIRTGRTLPRGWFAAVDAAEVRAALHAVYPAVLEQAHLWGLGQLPVTPWPETAARQSGRYARVRRAPPEQVAQARRDLCSACLRTPLWAGELLDAAAAVPLPCPEACTLLVSQVRQLLSGEIAHV; encoded by the coding sequence GTGGACAAAACAAGTCAACAACTTGAAGTTGTCTCGACGGGTGCAACGGTCAGCGCCGGGCGTACCCTGGTTCTGCTGGGTCACGGTTCGCACCTGAACGCGGATTCGGCCCAGGCCGTGCGCCGTCACGCCCAGGCGGTGCGCGAACGGGGACTGTTCGGTGAGGTCATCGAGGCTTACTGGAAGGAAGAACCCTCGCTGCGGCAGGTGCTGCGGCTGGCCCGCTTCCGCGACGTGACCGTGGTGCCGCTGTTCGTGTCGGAGGGCTATTTCACCAATCAGGTGCTGCCGCGTGAACTGGGGCTGACCTGGCGCGGGCCGCTGCCGCCGCAGGGCGTGCGCGAGGTGGTGGGGGGGCGGCAGATACATTACACCCGGCCCTACGGCATTCATCCCGCCATGAGCAACGTGATTCTGGCGCGGGCGGCGGAGGTCTACCCCGACTGGACGCCGCAGGACACCGCCCTGGTGGTGCTGGGCCACGGCACCGGGCGCGACCCGCACAGCCGCGAGGCCACCCAGCATGCCGCCGAGAGACTGCGCCAGGGTGGCCGCTTTGCCGAGGTGCAGGCGCTTTACCTCGACCAGGAACCGAACGTGTCCGACTGGCCCAGCCTGACCCGCGCTCCCACCGTCGTCATCGTGCCCTTTTTCGCCTCGGAGGGCTGGCACACGCTCGAAACCATTCCCGCCGACCTGGGGCTGACCGGCCCGGTCACGCGGCTGGGCGGGCGCACCGTCTGCTATTCGCGCCCGGTGGGAACGCATCCCACCGTCACCGAGGTGGTGCTGCGGCTGGTGGAGGACAGCGCCGACACGGGAAACACAGCCGCTGACCTTGACCCCGACTGGCAGGCGGCGGGCGAAATGTTGGCCCAGGCGGTCACATCAGGCGCGGGGGGGCTGACGGTGGGCGAACTGCATATCGCCGCGTCGCCGGAAGGCGGCTTCCACCTGTGTCATCAGGACGATGTGGGCCGCGCCGACCTGCGGGCCGTGCCGCTGCAAGACCTCAGCGCCTGGACGGGCCGCAGCGACGAGGGCCACCACCGTCCCATTCGCACCGGGCGCACCCTGCCGCGTGGCTGGTTTGCCGCCGTAGACGCCGCCGAAGTGCGGGCCGCGCTGCACGCCGTCTACCCGGCGGTGCTGGAGCAGGCGCACCTGTGGGGGCTGGGCCAGTTGCCCGTCACGCCCTGGCCCGAAACGGCGGCGCGGCAAAGTGGCCGCTACGCCCGCGTGCGCCGCGCCCCGCCGGAGCAGGTGGCCCAGGCGCGGCGCGACCTCTGTTCGGCCTGTCTGCGAACGCCGCTGTGGGCAGGCGAACTCCTCGACGCCGCCGCCGCCGTTCCCCTTCCCTGCCCCGAAGCCTGCACGCTGCTCGTGTCCCAAGTCCGTCAACTGCTTTCTGGAGAGATTGCCCATGTCTGA
- a CDS encoding RNA-guided endonuclease InsQ/TnpB family protein: protein MENNTTIKTHKYRLYPTKPQEAAMFETLRLTRTLYNAALEQRISAYKKQGKTVTGYDQQKELTALKEACPEFAGVYSHVLQEPLERLDKTYKSFFARVKRGEKAGFPRFKPAGRWNSFKFKEVWDKKKGRWLSPGRPTDDGKRINIPKIGSVKIKFHRPLEGTPKTLQIVLDVNEWYAVYTCEVAKNPLPATGSSVGVDVGTTWFAITSDGEFVENPRHLKNGLRKLRVQQRTVTRRKKGSNRRRKAVKLVAKTHQKIRRQRLDFHHKTARKMVNEHDVIAHEDLKVSNMVQSNLARSISDAGWSQFFTLLAMKAESAARRVVPVAPNYTSQRCHQCGHACRENRLSQARFKCVSCGHEANADHNAALNILDKAGARPSGVNGSGVSHAVV from the coding sequence ATGGAAAACAATACCACCATCAAGACGCACAAGTACCGCTTGTACCCCACCAAGCCTCAAGAGGCCGCCATGTTTGAGACATTGCGCCTCACCCGCACGCTGTACAACGCTGCACTAGAACAGCGTATTTCGGCCTACAAGAAGCAGGGTAAGACGGTCACGGGCTACGACCAGCAAAAAGAACTCACGGCACTAAAAGAAGCCTGCCCGGAGTTCGCCGGGGTCTACTCGCATGTCCTGCAAGAACCCCTTGAGCGGCTGGACAAGACTTACAAGAGTTTTTTTGCCCGCGTAAAGCGCGGCGAGAAGGCTGGATTTCCCCGCTTTAAACCCGCTGGGCGCTGGAACAGCTTCAAGTTCAAGGAAGTCTGGGACAAGAAAAAGGGCCGCTGGCTGTCCCCCGGCAGGCCCACCGACGACGGGAAGCGCATCAACATTCCCAAAATCGGCAGCGTGAAAATCAAGTTTCACCGCCCGCTCGAAGGCACCCCCAAGACGTTGCAGATTGTCTTAGACGTTAATGAATGGTACGCGGTCTATACCTGCGAAGTCGCCAAGAACCCTTTGCCTGCCACCGGGTCAAGCGTCGGGGTAGACGTGGGGACAACGTGGTTTGCTATCACGTCGGACGGCGAGTTTGTCGAGAATCCGCGTCACTTGAAGAACGGACTCCGTAAGCTCCGAGTTCAGCAGCGCACCGTTACCCGCCGCAAAAAGGGTAGCAACAGGCGCAGAAAGGCCGTGAAGCTGGTCGCCAAAACCCATCAGAAAATCCGCCGTCAACGGCTGGACTTTCACCACAAGACAGCGAGGAAAATGGTCAATGAACACGACGTAATTGCACACGAAGATTTGAAGGTCAGTAACATGGTTCAAAGCAATTTGGCGCGGTCAATCAGTGATGCAGGTTGGTCGCAGTTTTTCACATTACTCGCTATGAAGGCTGAAAGCGCTGCTAGGCGAGTCGTCCCGGTTGCTCCTAACTACACGTCCCAACGCTGTCACCAGTGCGGGCATGCATGCCGGGAGAACCGACTTTCACAGGCCAGATTCAAGTGCGTCAGTTGTGGGCACGAGGCAAACGCCGACCACAACGCAGCTTTGAACATTCTGGATAAGGCCGGGGCACGGCCTTCAGGCGTCAACGGTAGCGGGGTATCGCATGCCGTCGTCTGA